GAAGCGTCCGGGTCGTCCGCCCCGAACGCGGCAGCGGCCACACCGCCCGAGGCCAGCCAGGCCACCGAGCCCGCTCCCGAACAGTCGAGCGCGCCCGCTGCCAAGCCGTCGACCCCGGCAGCCGCCAAGTCCAAGCCCAAGGCCGGCGCCGAGTCCTCGATTCGGGTGCCGGTCAACAAGGTCGATCAGATCATCAATCTGGTCGGTGAGCTGATCATCACCCAGTCGATGCTCGATCAGACGGTGAGCGAGATGGAGACTGCCCAGGGCGGTGCCCTGGTCAATGGCATGAGCCTGCTGCAGCGCAATGCCCGGGACCTGCAGGAAGCCGTGATGTCGATCCGCATGGTGCCCATGGATTACGTCTTCAGCCGTTTCCCGCGGCTGGTCCGAGACCTCGCCGCCAAGCTCGACAAGGACGTGGAACTGGTCACCGAGGGCGAGTCCACCGAACTCGACAAGAGCCTCACCGAGCGCATCATCGACCCGCTGACGCATCTGGTGCGCAACAGCCTCGACCACGGCATCGAGTCTCCCGACAAGCGGGAAGCCGCGGGCAAGCCGCGCACCGGGCGCCTGACCCTGTCGGCGCAGCATCAGGGCGGCAATATCCTGATCGAGGTGATCGACGACGGCGCCGGGCTCAATCGCGACAAGCTGCTGGCCAAGGCAGAAGCCAACGGCGTGCCGACCAGCGAGAACATGAGCGATGACGAGGTCTGGCAGCTGATCTTCGCGCCGGGCTTCTCCACGGCGGAGCAGATCAGCGACGTCTCCGGCCGTGGCGTGGGCATGGACGTGGTCAAGCGCAACATCCAGGCCATGGGCGGCCATGTCGAGATCAAGTCGCAGCAGGGGCAGGGGACCACCACCCGTATCGTGCTGCCGCTGACCCTGGCGATCCTCGACGGCATGTCGATCAAGGTGGGCAGCGAGACCTTCATCCTGCCGCTCGGTACCGTGCTCGAGTCCCTGCAGCCGCGCCAGGAAGACCTCTATGCCATGGCCGGCGACGACGTGGTGATGAAGGTGCGCGACGAGTACCTGCCGGTGGTCGCCGTGCATCAGGCGCTGGATGTGGCCGATGCCGAAACCGAGCCGACCGCTTGCATCGCCGTGATCGTGCAGGGGGAGGGGCGCCGTTATGCGCTGCTGGTCGATGACCTGATCGGTCAGCAGCAGGTGGTGGTGAAGAACCTGGAAACCAACTATCGCAAGGTGTCCGGCGTGTCCGCGGCCACCATCCTCGGCGATGGCAGCGTGGCCTTGATCCTCGATGTCACCGACCTGCATCGCCTGAGTCGTACCAAGAGAGAGGCGCAGAGCGCCCGTCGTCCGACCACGCCTGCCAAGGAGGTAGAACCATCATGACAGACCTGAACGCCGCCAGCGCCGCCGCCACCGAGGCGCATAGCCGCGAGTTCCTGGTGTTTTCGCTGGGCGAGGAAGAGTACGCCATCGATATCCTCAAGGTGCAGGAGATCCGTGGCTACGAGAACGTCACCCGCATCGCCAATGCGCCGGACTTCATCAAGGGGGTCACCAATCTGCGCGGCGTGATCGTGCCGATCGTCGATCTACGCATCAAGTTCCGCCTCGACAACGTCGAGTATGGCGGCCAGACGGTGGTGATCGTGGTCAATGTCGGCGAGCGTATCGTCGGCATCGTGGTGGATGGTGTCTCCGACGTGATGACCCTGACCCCGGAGCAGATCAAGCCCGCGCCCGAGTTCGGTGTCACCCTGTCGTCGGATTACCTGAGTGGCCTCGGCAGCCTGGAGGATCGCATGCTGGTGCTGGTCGATATCGACAAGCTGCTGACCAGCGAGGAAATGCAGCTGGTGGATACCGTCAGCGCCTGAGCCTGAGGCTGAGCCGCATCGGCAACGTCTCCTGGATCGCCCGGCCATCGCCGGGCGATCGTCGTTGTGGCGCCGGCCGCGCCCTGTCAGCCGTTGATGGCGATGCGCTTTCTGCCTAAAGCCCTGTCTCGATTGGCCGATAACCTCCCTAACTGCCACGACACCGTCGTCTCGCACGTCATCATCTCGTGGCCACAACGGTGATGGCTGCCGTGATAGCAACGATCAGAACAACCAGTGCCATAACACCCCCAACAAGAACCATCACTCGCCCTGACGACAGGATACGGCGAGGGGCCGATGACAAGGCCCGCACATGGACGGCGGCATGACCCGAAGGCCGCCACAGAAGGGAAAGAGGTGCTTGTGAAGGTAATCGACAACATGACCGTCCGGCTGAGCTGGGGACTGGTGCTGACGCTGTTTTCCGGCCTGATCTTGATGCTCAGTGCCCTCGGGCTCTATGCGATCGACGATCCGGCCGCGGTGGAGGAGCGGGCCGGGTTGGTCAGGGCCGGCATCCTGCTGGTGCTTGGCCTGACGGCCATCGCCGTGGGGCTGGTGGTGTGGGGTGTGACGGCCAACGTGATTCGCCCGCTCGAGCGGGTGGTGGCCCATTTCGAACGCATGGCCAAGGGCGACCTGTCCGGCGCCATCGAACAGCGCGGCGACAACGAGATCGGGCGCCTGTTCGCGGCGATGGCACACATGCAGCAGAGCCTCGGGCGCACCGTCGGCTCGGTGCGTCGGGGTGGCCAGACCATTCACCGCCACGCCAAGGAGATCTCCCAGGGCAACACCGATCTGTCGTCGCGTACCGAGCAGCAGGCCGCCTCGCTGCAGCAGACCGCTTCCAGCATGGAAGAGCTGACCTCGACGGTCTCCCAGAACGCCGACAATGCCCGTCAGGCCAGCCAGCTGGCGGAGGAAGCCTCTCGGACGGCGCACCAGGGGGGCGAGGTGGTCCATGCCGTGGTCGACACCATGAGCGGGATCAACCAGAGCTCGCAGCGGGTCAGCGAGATCATCAAGGTGATCGATTCGATCGCCTTCCAGACCAACATTCTGGCCCTCAATGCCTCCGTCGAGGCGGCCCGTGCCGGCGAGCATGGCCGCGGCTTCGCCGTGGTGGCCGAGGAGGTCCGCAAGCTGGCCGGTCGCAGCGGCGACGCGTCCAGGGAGATTCGTGGCCTGATCGAGGCCTCGGTGGCCCGCGTCGAGCAGGGCACGGCCGAGGTGGACCGGGCGGGGAAAACCATGGAGGCGATCGTCGCTGCCGTGCAGCGCGTCAGCGACATCATGGACGAGATAGCTGCCGCCTCGCAGGAGCAGAGCAACGGCATCGGCCAGGTCAACCAGGCGGTGACGCAGATGGATCGGGTGACGCAGCAGAACGCCACCCTGGTCGAGCAGGCCGCCAGCGCCGCCGGCGAGCTCGAGCGCGAGGCAGAAGAGCTGCGTGCCTCGGTGGCGACCTTTCGTCTGGCGCCCCAGGCCGGCGAGATGGCGTCCACTCCGGCGGCAGCGCGGCCGGATGATGACGCCGAGGATGAGCTCGCCCGCTGGATGCCGCAGCTCATGCCCAGGCGCGAGGGCACGACGGCGCAGAACGCTCGACGCGCCTCGTCATCATCCACGCCACAGGACAAAGACGACTGGTCGTCCTGCTAGGCGCCAGATAGGCGCCAGAGGCCAACAACAATCATGTCTGTCTAGGCCCCTGGGGGCCTTACGCAAGGGGGAAAGGATGCGCAACAACCAACCCGTGACGCACCGGGAATATCAGCTGCATGACGACCATTTCCTGATCTCGAGAACCGATCTCAAGGGACGCATCACCTACGCCAACCCGGCCTTCATCGAGGTCAGCGGTTTCTCTCGCCAGGAACTGCTCGGCGCCCCGCACAACCTGGTGCGCCATCCCGACATGCCGGTCGAGGCCTTCGCCAACATGTGGGAGACCCTCAAGGCCGGCGAGAGCTGGTCGGGGCTGGTCAAGAACCGGCGCAAGGACGGGGATCACTACTGGGTCAACGCCAGCGTCACGCCGTTGATCGAGGAGGGTGAGGTCGTCGGCTATGCCTCGCTGCGGGTCAAGGCCGAGCGTGAGGCCATCGAGGAGGCCGAGCAGAGCTATGCCCTGATTCGCGAGGGGCGCGGCAAGCACCTGACCCTGGAGCGTGGCCGGTTGCGTCGCCGCGGGCTGATCGGCCGGCTGCGGCGCACCAACCTGGGCAGCATGCGCGCGCGCCTGACCACCATGATCGGGGTCGCGGCGGTGCTGCTGGTCGCCAGTGGCGGCCTGGGGCTTTACAGCCTCAACACCGCCGGGGAGCGCATCCAGGAAATTCGGCAGGACGGTCTCGAGGACGTGGCGCGGCTGCAGCGCATCGAGCAGCTGATGACGCAGAGCCGGGACCGCCTCGACGGCCCGGTCAGCAACCCCATGTCGGCGGACGTGGACAGCCTCAAGACCGAGGTCGGCGCAGTCGTGACCGAGCTGGAGACGGCCTGGGCGAACTTCATCGGCGACCAGGGCAACCTCTCGGCGAGTGAGCGGGCCTTCACCGATGGCCTCGATGTCTATATCGACGATGGCCTGAACGCCGCCGTGGAGACCCTCGATGCCGGGGACTTCTACCAGGCCTATGTGGCCTTCAACGAGGTGCTGAAGCCCAAGGGCGCCGAGCTCTCGGACACCATCAATGCGCTGATCGAAGAGAAGCGGAGCAAGGCCAGCCAGCTGGCCGAGCAGGCGAGGGCCGATCAGCAGCAGATGCTGGTGATCCAGGGCACGCTGCTCATCGTCGGGCTGCTGCTGCTGATCCTGCTCGGCGGGATGACCATTCGTGCCCTGACCAAGCCGCTGCGCGAGTCGATGCAGTTCACCCTGCAGATCGCCGCCGGCAACCTCGCGGCCAGCATGCCGTCGCACCGCAATGACGAGGCCGGGCGGCTGATGGCGGCGCTGGATGTGATGCGCAAGAGCCTCGGCAGCATCGTCGGCGACGTCAATGGCAGCGTGAAGGTGGTCGAGCCGGCGGCACGAGACATCGCCCAGGGTAACGAAGACCTGTCGTCGCGCACCGAGCAGCAGGCCGCCTCGCTGCAGCAGACCGCCTCCAGCATGGAGGAGATGACCACCACGGTGCAGCAGAACGCCGACAATGCCCGCCAGGCCAGCAGTCTCGCGGTGGACAACGCAAGCCAGGTGGGCAATGCCGGCGAGCTGATGAACCAGGTCGTCGACACCATGGAGCGCATCACCGCTAGCTCCCGACAGATGACCGAGATCATCGACGTCATCGATTCGATCGCCTTTCAGACCAACATCCTGGCCCTCAATGCCTCGGTCGAGGCGGCGCGGGCCGGCGAGCATGGCCGGGGCTTCGCCGTGGTCGCCGAGGAAGTGCGCAGCCTGGCCGGGCGCAGCGCCTCGGCCGCCAAGGAGATCCGCGAGCTGATCTCCGGCTCGGCCAAGGAGATCGACAGCGGGGCCGGCCTGGTCAAGTCTGCCGAGGGCGCCATCGGTGAGGTGGTCTCGGCGGCGACCCGGGTCAACGACATCATGAGCGAGATCACCGCCGCCTCCGAGGAGCAGAGCAGCGGCATCGCCCAGATCAATCAGGCCATCGCCCAGATGGACGAGGTGACGCAGCAGAACGCGACCCGGGTGCAGTCCTCGGCGCATGCCGCCTCCCAGCTGGAGCAGCAGACCCTTCACCTGAGCACGTCGATTGCCGCCTTCCGCCTGCGTGGCGCCGGCATGGAAACCGTCCAACGGTTGCCGCAGCAGCGCGAGGAGGCCCCGGCACTGCAGTCGGGTGAGCGACGCGAGCGCTTGCAGGCGCCGACCGCCAGCCAACCCGAGCGCGCTACCGGACAGGCATCGCGGCAGGACCGTCAGCTGGCCAGCGTCAATGACGACTGGGAGGAGTTTTGAACACGCATCTGCCCCATGAGGCGGCCGGACAGGGAGGCTGGTCGGCCTCCCTGGCGGAGCGGGATCTGGTCCTCACCGACCAGGATTTCGCCCGTATCCGCGAGCTGATCTACCAGCGAGCCGGCATCGTGCTCGCCGAGCACAAGCGGGAGATGGTCTATAGCCGGCTGGCCAAGC
The genomic region above belongs to Halomonas sp. YLGW01 and contains:
- the cheA gene encoding chemotaxis protein CheA, producing the protein MDISDFYETFFEEAEELLGDMERHLLELDVDAPDAEQLNAIFRAAHSIKGGAGTFGFDVLQHTTHLLENLLDSTRHGELALRRDIVDTFLETKDMLHDQLDAYRQGTEPDPDAFERICQTLKQLALDELGQKVDEEAPEAAAAPAEEPVAESVAGSAESDNGETGGRLSIALLGLADKDRALLVEELANFGEIIERRGDASRYEVLLETSTSIDDIEMVMCFIVEPEQLEIRAAGDPAAGAAEAGAQAASTEPGPQAPEASGSSAPNAAAATPPEASQATEPAPEQSSAPAAKPSTPAAAKSKPKAGAESSIRVPVNKVDQIINLVGELIITQSMLDQTVSEMETAQGGALVNGMSLLQRNARDLQEAVMSIRMVPMDYVFSRFPRLVRDLAAKLDKDVELVTEGESTELDKSLTERIIDPLTHLVRNSLDHGIESPDKREAAGKPRTGRLTLSAQHQGGNILIEVIDDGAGLNRDKLLAKAEANGVPTSENMSDDEVWQLIFAPGFSTAEQISDVSGRGVGMDVVKRNIQAMGGHVEIKSQQGQGTTTRIVLPLTLAILDGMSIKVGSETFILPLGTVLESLQPRQEDLYAMAGDDVVMKVRDEYLPVVAVHQALDVADAETEPTACIAVIVQGEGRRYALLVDDLIGQQQVVVKNLETNYRKVSGVSAATILGDGSVALILDVTDLHRLSRTKREAQSARRPTTPAKEVEPS
- the cheW gene encoding chemotaxis protein CheW, whose product is MTDLNAASAAATEAHSREFLVFSLGEEEYAIDILKVQEIRGYENVTRIANAPDFIKGVTNLRGVIVPIVDLRIKFRLDNVEYGGQTVVIVVNVGERIVGIVVDGVSDVMTLTPEQIKPAPEFGVTLSSDYLSGLGSLEDRMLVLVDIDKLLTSEEMQLVDTVSA
- a CDS encoding methyl-accepting chemotaxis protein: MTVRLSWGLVLTLFSGLILMLSALGLYAIDDPAAVEERAGLVRAGILLVLGLTAIAVGLVVWGVTANVIRPLERVVAHFERMAKGDLSGAIEQRGDNEIGRLFAAMAHMQQSLGRTVGSVRRGGQTIHRHAKEISQGNTDLSSRTEQQAASLQQTASSMEELTSTVSQNADNARQASQLAEEASRTAHQGGEVVHAVVDTMSGINQSSQRVSEIIKVIDSIAFQTNILALNASVEAARAGEHGRGFAVVAEEVRKLAGRSGDASREIRGLIEASVARVEQGTAEVDRAGKTMEAIVAAVQRVSDIMDEIAAASQEQSNGIGQVNQAVTQMDRVTQQNATLVEQAASAAGELEREAEELRASVATFRLAPQAGEMASTPAAARPDDDAEDELARWMPQLMPRREGTTAQNARRASSSSTPQDKDDWSSC
- a CDS encoding methyl-accepting chemotaxis protein yields the protein MRNNQPVTHREYQLHDDHFLISRTDLKGRITYANPAFIEVSGFSRQELLGAPHNLVRHPDMPVEAFANMWETLKAGESWSGLVKNRRKDGDHYWVNASVTPLIEEGEVVGYASLRVKAEREAIEEAEQSYALIREGRGKHLTLERGRLRRRGLIGRLRRTNLGSMRARLTTMIGVAAVLLVASGGLGLYSLNTAGERIQEIRQDGLEDVARLQRIEQLMTQSRDRLDGPVSNPMSADVDSLKTEVGAVVTELETAWANFIGDQGNLSASERAFTDGLDVYIDDGLNAAVETLDAGDFYQAYVAFNEVLKPKGAELSDTINALIEEKRSKASQLAEQARADQQQMLVIQGTLLIVGLLLLILLGGMTIRALTKPLRESMQFTLQIAAGNLAASMPSHRNDEAGRLMAALDVMRKSLGSIVGDVNGSVKVVEPAARDIAQGNEDLSSRTEQQAASLQQTASSMEEMTTTVQQNADNARQASSLAVDNASQVGNAGELMNQVVDTMERITASSRQMTEIIDVIDSIAFQTNILALNASVEAARAGEHGRGFAVVAEEVRSLAGRSASAAKEIRELISGSAKEIDSGAGLVKSAEGAIGEVVSAATRVNDIMSEITAASEEQSSGIAQINQAIAQMDEVTQQNATRVQSSAHAASQLEQQTLHLSTSIAAFRLRGAGMETVQRLPQQREEAPALQSGERRERLQAPTASQPERATGQASRQDRQLASVNDDWEEF